The genomic segment TTTGCAATACTAAAGAATTATTTAGGCCTTGTTCAtccttttttcatattttattcctGTGAAAGACAGTAGTCACCATTATGGTTTTCTGTATCCCATTTTTCTGCCCATTATTTGCCTGATTTTGATCGATCAGActccttttttttgtcaggGGTCCTCTCTCATCATCCCGTCTATCCATCCACCCACCTATCAAGTCCCATTCTGTCTCATTGACACATTCCTTTTTATTGCAATGCTATCCTCATCCCATCCACCCACATCCATTTCCCCAATAATTTTCATATCATCCTCGTtattctcgctctctctttctggctttctgtctctctctctctttgtctcccaGGAGGATTGGTATCACTGGCTCTGGTTTTAGGTGGTGACTCATCTCTGGAGTCTTTAATTAAACATCTGCAGGCTTTAGCACCCATTCACACAGttacgcacacacatgcacacccacccacccacacacacacatacagtacaaGAACACGCACACCTATACAGTACAAccccacacaggcacacacactgACAGGCACAAATACACCTTTCACACAACCTTACTATTTCATACTATGTGAATGCTgatgaaaaaacacacacaggtaaatacaaatataaagagCAAAGCTGGAACAGAGCTTATTTTTACAGCTAAGACAAAATATATGGCACAGTGGAGTTTAAATGTGAGCCTTGGCGTCTGGTAGAAACTAGGTCCATGCTATCACTGCACAGTCAGTTAATTATGCACTAATGTATGCAGAGTCCCAGTTACCTCGGACTATCCTCCTTTCCTACAACCCTCAGGGTCATGACAGGTTGTGCAGCTCTCATCCCTTTTCTTTGACCAGGTGCTATTTTTGTgatcatttcagtttgattgtTAAAATAACTTCAGTGTCCAGTATATGCACTGGTTAATATGAATTGCTAACTAGTATTACTTATTTAAAGTAATAGTAGTAAAGTTTATGTCAACAATTTGATAATGATTTGATCAGTCAGAGATATCTGAACATGTAAAGATCAGGTCCTACTGTATACCCTTGCGTCAAAATACTAGTTGCTCTTCTAtttaatgtctgctgttttcagagtTACATGACTCATCACAGTGCCACTGCCAcaacaagcaaaagaaaaaaaacagcaaagaatgtactactttttgttttttctcttctcctttCTCCCATGTTCTAGCTGTATTGCTGGTAGATAACATTGCTTGTTCCcagtttcttttgtttcttttcatcttaAACTATGTCTCTCACTTTCTGTTTCCAAATAATTTTCCAAGAAACTAGCATTTGTGTTTTCAGATGGCATATTCTAATGACCTGATGCTTGTCTTGGTGAGCTCTGTACAGctaacagaaacacactgaTAATCTTTGTCTCTCCTCTTCAACTCTACAGGaactggatttttaaaaaacaagttgAAGGAGTTTTTGTATTTACGTCAGTCACACTGTAGCCTGAATGCTCTGCTACGCTGCTGGTGCTGCTGACTCTGGTGTGTGAACCTCCCATCTGTCAGTCTGTGTGTTGCACTGGCTGAACCAAAGCCATGGAGGTGGCCTTGGTAGACTTTGAGAGCCTGGATGACCTTGCTGTCAACCTTGGAGATGAGGTGGACACCTATGCTGATGAGACCACAGCTCTCACAGTGGACACGCCCCCAGAGCACAGCAGCCCAACCAGCAACTACCATCTAAGAGCCACAGACCTAACACCTACACCTTCCCACTGCAGCCCTATACCCCCATACATTTGGGAATCGACCTCATCTTCACCCATTCCGCAGACACTTACAGTACCACAGTCCCCGACGATGCCAACTCCAACTAGAAAGGGGCGTAGCAGCTGTGCTAGCATGATCTCAAACTTTAAACTGCTGCTAAGCAGTGAGGGCAGCAAGGAAAGTGAGATGATCTTTAACCGGCTTGCTAAGGAGTGCTGTGAGGATCTCTTTGTTGATAAACGAGGCTTGGATGATGGAGATCAGAAAGTCATCATCAACATTGCCGGTCTTCGTTTTGAGACGCAGCTTAAAACACTGGACCAGTTTCCTGAGACACTTCTAGGGGACCCTTTGAAGAGGATGGAATACTTTGATCCAATGAGGAATGAGTACTTCTTTGATCGGAACAGACCCAGCTTTGATGGAATTTTATATTACTACCAGTCAGGAGGTAAAGTTAGACGACCAGCTAACGTTCCCCTTGATGTGTTTGCAGATGAAATTCTGTTCTATGAGCTTGGAAACGAGGCCATGGAGCAGTTCAGAGAAGATGAAGGATTCTTAAAAGACGTTGAGATTCCTCTTCCTAGTAATGATGTGTACAGACAATTCTGGCTGCTGTTTGAGTACCCAGAGAGCTCCAATGCAGCACGAGGTGTAGCATTGGTGTCTGTCCTTGTCATTGTCatatccattattattttctgcATGGAAACACTACCAGAATTCAGAGATGAGACCGACCCAGTTG from the Pelmatolapia mariae isolate MD_Pm_ZW linkage group LG20, Pm_UMD_F_2, whole genome shotgun sequence genome contains:
- the kcna10a gene encoding potassium voltage-gated channel subfamily A member 10, whose translation is MEVALVDFESLDDLAVNLGDEVDTYADETTALTVDTPPEHSSPTSNYHLRATDLTPTPSHCSPIPPYIWESTSSSPIPQTLTVPQSPTMPTPTRKGRSSCASMISNFKLLLSSEGSKESEMIFNRLAKECCEDLFVDKRGLDDGDQKVIINIAGLRFETQLKTLDQFPETLLGDPLKRMEYFDPMRNEYFFDRNRPSFDGILYYYQSGGKVRRPANVPLDVFADEILFYELGNEAMEQFREDEGFLKDVEIPLPSNDVYRQFWLLFEYPESSNAARGVALVSVLVIVISIIIFCMETLPEFRDETDPVVPTAVQPFNQSRGSVSPPDVKPTTFSDPFFIIETACIGWFFFELCVRFVVCPSKREFFHNLMNIIDIISIIPYFVTVITELATTPAESSGQNMSLAILRIIRLVRVFRIFKLSRHSKGLQILGQTLKASMRELGLLIFFLFIGVILFSSAIYFAEVDEPNTVFVSIPDGFWWAVVTMTTVGYGDMCPITMGGKMVGTLCAIAGVLTIALPVPVIVSNFNYFYHREAEAEDKLPLADAVEKAIKDTTQGSNTSLNKANGIWQSDKGN